The Oryctolagus cuniculus chromosome 5, mOryCun1.1, whole genome shotgun sequence genome includes a region encoding these proteins:
- the MDC1 gene encoding mediator of DNA damage checkpoint protein 1 isoform X1: MEDTQAIILETEDEEDTEQSNHIAGGGLEPVGRLRVFSSTHGPEKDFPLYLGKNVVGRMPDCSVALQFPSISKQHAVIEILAQGKAPLLHDCGSLNGTQILRPPKVLKPGVSHCLKDRQLILFADLLCQYHRLDIPIPCAPQGPLTIEETPRVQGEAQPQRLQLAEDSEEELDSKRCMMQDSRTASPSLATVVPESDEEGFSPAPSGPAPSFGFRLDSDTDEEEGQHPVAKEASSAARRDATTGAKLPEANGVATFMPAMKETHNGTEVQGKASNGLAPDGEILERNQAPEDTDADNDSRLPGRPTVGHLERVQPSGFMDSDTDVEEEQIPATPAVVPVKKRQIFRGVGPQGSGALGLQHVQESQARGDTDVEEDKAPLTVPLVRSHAPMVIDSDTDDEEEISAALTLARLKESPAVIWNRDGDMEGGRAQPEVPLQQNQTTSGRDSDTDVEEEGLPADRTVPNSHADKDAALVTAQSKMGPPTPNDSDTDVEAGMSSPGIHLERSQASAPVAINTELEEEVSPGLAAVHLQKHQVPVLGTDQTEVEAEGGPAELPVLPPEGVQPSVAGDCETGTEEGMSLAASVVADVREGQLPADGDVGIDHTTAEHERALQLGAQGRSPMAQVEQDLLPVSRSNVTDLVVDTGTPGRTTQPQREGAQSPTGKQRELYVGGTEDLEEDSDDFEDVALQATQCFVDRDNQSVEDQNLEDEPTQAFLLNPPPEPASSSCSFQSSGTMDVSWELMATQQFCSTASDTSETQPIEANGFCPSPSRAIPQDQRAESPLHTEPLGSQGRAMQTMEKDMGTPKETADRVTLERRPFERETNKLPPEGEKAATVGGGQFARDTQDGEQALAGDTGNQESDKREESASPEREQENLEVAMETSTEVPEKEIEKQTLLGEVSEREAERPKPEKECEPAGLEVTLIRGPQREEMEGGSQDQKEQASRPRPQPGLGAGDLQGLDSVPVASGSQSGGGRGAPENPRRQPRGHLNCKMSPDEKTPRGDPESPDACLPEASTPPPTPLICQSQKHPAPQPLLPPSPPSVEPPILRTRQNGSQEAPEIPLSSELESEVRPQKSSPVSSAILEPYPPTPTEQSVTPKLPSQATRDRTHRSYDKTPKPVESTAPDLQPSTSTERPVTAKPTSQATRGRTHRASARTPEPVEPPVPTDQSVTPKPSTRATRGRTRRASAKTPEPIEPPVPTDQPVTPKPSTRATRGRTCRASAKTPEPIGPPVPTEQPVTPKPSTGATRGKTRRSSEPVEPIVPEILQLSTPTEHPVTPRPTPQVTWGRTRRSSAKSPEPVGPTAPDLEPPLSADQPVTPKPSTRATRGKTRRSSEPVEPIVPEILQLSTPTEHPVTPRPTPQVTRGRTCRFSAKSPEPVGPTAPDLEPPLSTDQPVTPKPSTRATRDRTHRASAKTPEPIEPPVPTDQPVTPKPSTRATRGRTCRASAKTPEPIGPPVPTEQPVTPKPSTGATRGKTRRSSEPVEPIVPEILQLSTPTEHPVTPRPTPQVTRGRTRRSSAKSPEPVGPIAPDLEPPLSADQPVTPKPTSRVTRGRKHQSSFKTPEQVEPTVPDLEPLTPTEQPVTPRATRGRTLRSSIKTPEPVEPTAANLEPPPTVEQPVTPKAIAQSGQSGTLRSSTLNAVPVPTPSEFQSTVTTEQPTLEPIPQANNSRGQRARRKHGSPIAPIIYKPCSALPEPKSQLSSNQRQGAVRAAESLGTVPEPAFPQLLGVPTHAPQIQKVEAAGISGVIQEPPKTSPSHKRSSAPMDSPPLQKRPRRGEVSRKTVFPKEEDLVVPVPGKRRRDQAEEKPKGIPSCSRRRTKPHQQSAAPKVLFTGVLDVRGEQAVLELGGSLASSVAEASHLVTDRICRTVKFLCALGRGIPILSLDWLYQSRKAGCFLPPDEYVVTDPEQEKNFGFRLRDALSRARERKLLEGYEIHVTPGVQPPPPQMREIISCCGGTILPSMPRSYKPQRVVITCPQDFPRCSGPLRLGVPLLSSEFLLTGVLKQEATPEAFVFSALELPST, from the exons ATGGAAGACACACAGGCTATTATCTTGGAGACTGAAGATGAGGAGGACACAGAGCAATCCAACCACATTGCAGGAGGTGGATTGGAGCCCGTAGGGCGACTGCGCGTCTTCAGTAGTACTCACGGACCAGAGAAAG ATTTCCCACTGTACCTCGGGAAGAATGTAGTGGGCCGAATGCCTGACTGCTCTGTGGCCCTGCAGTTTCCATCCATCTCCAAACAACATGCAGTGATTGAAATCTTGGCCCAGGGCAAGGCACCTCTCCTCCACGACTGTGGGAGCCTCAATGGTACTCAGATCCTGAGGCCGCCTAAGGTCCTGAAACCTGGGGTGAGTCATTGTCTCAAGGACCGGCAGTTGATTCTCTTTGCTGACTTGCTCTGCCAGTACCATCGCCTGGATATCCCCATACCCTGTGCTCCCCAGGGCCCTCTAACTATAGAGGAGACCCCCAGGGTACAGGGAGAAGCTCAACCTCAGAGGCTTCAGTTGGCTGAGGATTCAGAGGAAGAATTAG ATTCAAAGAGGTGTATGATGCAAGACTCAAGGACCGCATCCCCCTCTTTGGCAACAGTAGTACCAGAGAG TGATGAAGAGGGGTTTTCTCCTGCCCCGAGTGGCCCTGCGCCatcttttggcttcagattggacagTGACACAGATGAGGAAGAAGGGCAGCACCCAGTAGCAAAGGAGGCCTCCTCAGCTGCCAGAAGAGACGCGACCACAGGAGCCAAGCTGCCTGAAGCCAATGGCGTCGCAACTTTCATGCCTGCCATGAAAGAAACACACAACGGCACAGAAGTCCAGGGGAAGGCAAGCAACGGGCTGGCTCCAGATGGGGAGATTTTGGAGAGGAACCAAGCTCCTGAGGACACAGATGCAGATAATGACAGCAGGCTTCCTGGAAGGCCCACTGTGGGCCACTTGGAAAGGGTCCAACCTTCTGGCTTCATGGACAGTGATACTGATGTGGAGGAAGAGCAAATCCCTGCAACCCCAGCTGTAGTTCCTGTGAAAAAGAGGCAAATCTTCCGTGGAGTTGGTCCCCAGGGCTCTGGAGCACTCGGCCTGCAACATGTGCAGGAAAGCCAGGCTAGAGGTGATACCGATGTGGAGGAGGACAAGGCCCCACTCACTGTCCCTCTGGTGAGAAGCCACGCCCCCATGGTGATCGACAGCGACACAGATGATGAGGAAGAAATCTCTGCAGCGCTTACTTTGGCGCGTCTGAAAGAGAGCCCAGCTGTTATATGGAACAGAGATGGAGATATggaagggggcagggcccaaCCTGAGGTCCCTCTGCAGCAAAACCAAACCACCTCTGGGAGAGACAGTGACACAGACGTGGAGGAAGAGGGGCTGCCAGCAGACCGAACTGTTCCCAACAGTCACGCAGACAAGGATGCAGCCCTAGTTACGGCACAGTCAAAGATGGGCCCACCTACTCCTAACGACAGTGATACAGATGTGGAAGCAGGCATGAGCTCACCTGGGATCCACCTGGAGAGAAGCCAAGCATCTGCCCCAGTGGCCATCAACACAGAACTGGAGGAGGAAGTGtccccagggctggctgctgTACATCTACAGAAGCATCAGGTGCCTGTGTTGGGGACAGATCAAACCGAGGTggaagcagagggtggcccagcaGAACTGCCTGTGTTGCCTCCAGAGGGAGTCCAGCCTTCTGTAGCTGGAGACTGTGAGACAGGCACAGAAGAGGGCATGTCCTTAGCAGCCTCAGTAGTGGCAGATGTAAGAGAGGGCCAGCTTCCAGCAGATGGGGATGTGGGAATAGACCACACTACAGCTGAGCATGAGAGAGCTCTGCAGTTGGGGGCACAGGGTAGGTCACCTATGGCACAGGTGGAGCAGGAccttctccctgtctccaggAGCAATGTCACAGACCTAGTGGTGGACACAGGTACTCCAGGGCGAACCACCCAGCCACAAAGAGAGGGAGCCCAGTCCCccacaggaaagcagagagagctaTATGTGGGCGGGACCGAGGACTTGGAAGAAGACTCTGATG ATTTTGAAGATGTGGCACTTCAAGCTACCCAGTGCTTTGTGGACAGGGACAATCAGAGCGTGGAAG ACCAGAATTTGGAAGATGAACCTACCCAGGCCTTCCTGTTGAATCCACCTCCAGAGCCTGCATCTTCCTCTTGCAGCTTTCAGAGTTCAG GTACCATGGATGTGTCCTGGGAGCTCATGGCTACACAGCAATTCTGTTCCACAGCATCTGACACCTCTGAGACCCAGCCCATTGAGGCCAACGGATTCTGCCCATCTCCATCTAGAGCAATACCACAAGACCAGCGTGCAGAGAGCCCACTACACACAGAGCCACTGGGGAGTCAAGGCAGAGCGATGCAAACTATGGAGAAAGACATGGGTACACCaaaagaaacagcagatagaGTGACCCTTGAGAGAAGGCCATTCGAGAGGGAAACCAACAAACTGCCACCAGAAGGAGAGAAGGCAGCTACAGTGGGAGGAGGACAGTTTGCCAGGGACACACAGGATGGAGAACAGGCCCTAGCAGGAGACACTGGGAACCAAGAGTCTGACAAGAGGGAGGAAAGTGCAAGTCCTGAAAGGGAACAGGAGAATTTGGAGGTAGCAATGGAGACGAGCACAGAAGTaccagagaaagaaatagagaagcaGACCCTTTTGGGAGAAGTatctgagagagaggcagagaggcctaagccagagaaagagtgTGAGCCAGCTGGGTTAGAAGTGACCCTGATAAGAGGCCCCCAAAGAGaagagatggaaggagggagcCAGGACCAGAAAGAGCAGGCCTCCAGGCCAAGACCACAGCCTGGACTCGGGGCAGGGGATCTTCAGGGACTTGATTCAGTCCCTGTAGCTTCTGGGAGCCAGTCAGGTGGAGGAAGGGGAGCCCCAGagaaccccaggaggcagccgaGAG GCCACTTGAATTGCAAGATGTCACCTGATGAGAAGACTCCCAGG GGTGATCCGGAATCCCCAGATGCTTGTCTGCCTGAAGCCtcaaccccacccccaacccccctgATCTGTCAGAGCCAAAAACATCCTGCACCTcagccccttcttcctccctccccaccttctgTTGAGCCACCCATTCTTAGGACCAGGCAAAATGGAAGTCAGGAAGCTCCAGAAATTCCCTTGTCCTCAGAGCTGGAGTCTGAAGTCAGGCCCCAGAAGTCCTCTCCAGTTTCCTCTGCTATCCTTGAGCCttatcctcccacccccacagagcAGTCTGTCACCCCCAAGCTCCCATCTCAGGCCACTCGGGACAGGACACATAGGTCTTATGATAAGACCCCCAAACCAGTGGAATCCACTGCCCCTGACCTGCAGCCATCCACCTCCACAGAGAGGCCTGTCACCGCCAAGCCCACATCTCAGGCCACTCGGGGACGAACACATAGGGCCTCTGCCAGGACCCCTGAACCAGTTGAGCCTCCTGTCCCCACAGACCAGTCTGTCACCCCCAAGCCTTCAACCAGGGCCACTCGGGGAAGGACACGTAGGGCCTCTGCCAAGACCCCTGAACCAATTGAGCCTCCTGTCCCCACAGACCAGCCTGTCACTCCCAAGCCTTCAACCAGGGCCACTCGGGGCCGGACATGTAGGGCCTCTGCCAAGACCCCTGAACCAATTGGGCCTCCTGTCCCCACAGAGCAGCCTGTCACCCCCAAGCCTTCCACTGGGGCCACTCGGGGCAAGACACGTAGGTCCTCTGAACCAGTTGAACCCATAGTACCTGAAATCCTCCAGCTGTCCACCCCCACAGAGCATCCTGTCACCCCCAGGCCCACACCTCAGGTCACTTGGGGCAGGACACGTAGGTCCTCTGCCAAGTCCCCTGAACCAGTTGGACCCACTGCCCCTGATCTTGAGCCTCCTCTCTCTGCAGATCAGCCTGTCACTCCCAAGCCTTCAACTAGGGCCACTCGGGGCAAGACACGTAGGTCCTCTGAACCAGTTGAACCCATAGTACCTGAAATCCTCCAGCTGTCCACCCCCACAGAGCATCCTGTCACCCCCAGGCCCACACCTCAGGTCACTCGGGGCAGGACATGTAGGTTCTCTGCCAAGTCCCCCGAACCAGTTGGACCCACTGCCCCTGATCTTGAGCCTCCTCTCTCCACAGATCAGCCTGTCACTCCCAAGCCTTCAACTAGGGCCACTCGGGACAGGACACATAGGGCCTCTGCCAAGACCCCTGAACCAATTGAGCCTCCTGTCCCCACAGACCAGCCTGTCACTCCCAAGCCTTCAACCAGGGCCACTCGGGGCCGGACATGTAGGGCCTCTGCCAAGACCCCTGAACCAATTGGGCCTCCTGTCCCCACAGAGCAGCCTGTCACCCCCAAGCCTTCCACTGGGGCCACTCGGGGCAAGACACGTAGGTCCTCTGAACCAGTTGAACCCATAGTACCTGAAATCCTCCAGCTGTCCACCCCCACAGAGCATCCTGTCACCCCCAGGCCCACACCTCAGGTCACTCGGGGCAGGACACGTAGGTCCTCTGCCAAGTCCCCTGAACCAGTTGGACCCATTGCCCCTGATCTTGAGCCTCCTCTCTCCGCAGATCAGCCTGTCACCCCCAAGCCCACATCCCGGGTCACTCGGGGTAGGAAACATCAGTCCTCTTTCAAGACCCCTGAGCAAGTTGAACCCACAGTCCCTGATCTTGAGCCTCTTACCCCCACAGAGCAGCCTGTCACTCCCAGGGCCACTCGAGGCAGGACCCTTAGGTCCTCTATCAAGACTCCTGAACCAGTTGAGCCCACAGCCGCTAATCTTGAGCCTCCCCCTACTGTAGAGCAGCCTGTCACCCCTAAGGCCATAGCTCAGAGTGGTCAGAGTGGGACACTAAGGTCTTCTACATTAAATGCTGTCCCAGTTCCTACCCCCTCTGAATTCCAGTCCACTGTCACCACAGAGCAGCCTACCCTGGAGCCCATTCCTCAAGCCAATAACAGCAGGGGACAGAGGGCTAGAAGGAAGCATGGCTCCCCCATAGCTCCCATTATCTACAAACCTTGCTCCGCACTCCCTGAACCTAAATCCCAATTATCAAGCAACCAAAGACAAGGAGCAGTGAGAGCAGCTGAATCCCTTGGGACTGTTCCTGAGCCTGCCTTTCCCCAGCTTCTTGGGGTACCCACCCATGCTCCCCAGATCCAAAAGGTAGAAGCAGCAGGCATATCCGGGGTCATTCAAGAGCCTCCGAAGACCTCTCCAAGCCACAAGAGGTCTTCAGCGCCCATGGATTCACCCCCACTTCAAAAACGGCCCCGAAGAGGGGAAGTGTCCCGGAAGACGGTATTCCCCAAGGAAGAG GATTTGGTGGTTCCAGTGCCaggcaagagaaggagagaccaggCAGAGGAAAAGCCCAAGGGAATTCCAAGCTGCAGTCGTCGCCGAACCAAACCTCACCAACAATCAGCAGCCCCCAAA GTGCTTTTCACAGGAGTCCTGGATGTTCGCGGGGAGCAGGCGGTGCTGGAACTCGGTGGGAGTCTAGCCAGCTCGGTGGCAGAGGCTTCCCACCTGGTCACTGATCGAATCTGCCGCACTGTCAAATTCCTATGTGCCCTAGGGCGGGGCATCCCCATCCTTTCCCTGGACTGGCTGTATCAG TCTCGAAaggctggctgcttcctgcccccgGATGAATATGTGGTGACCGATCCTGAGCAGGAGAAGAATTTTGGCTTCCGCCTTCGAGACGCCCTGAGCCGGGCCCGGGAGCGAAAGCTGCTGGAG GGCTATGAGATTCATGTGACCCCTGGAGTCCAGCCGCCACCACCTCAGATGAGAGAGATCATCAGCTGCTGTGGAGGCACCATCTTACCTAGCATGCCCCGGTCCTACAAG CCTCAGAGAGTTGTGATCACGTGTCCCCAGGACTTCCCTCGCTGCTCCGGTCCACTTCGCCTTGGTGTGCCTCTCCTCTCATCCGAGTTCCTGCTGACAGGAGTGCTGAAGCAGGAAGCCACACCAGAGGCCTTTGTCTTCTCCGCTTTGGAATTGCCATCTACCTGA